One Plasmodium vinckei vinckei genome assembly, chromosome: PVVCY_09 genomic region harbors:
- a CDS encoding WD repeat-containing protein WRAP73, putative has protein sequence MMKLVKVEYCNWCLFSKNGLFLLYVVDNKIFLMEIENLNISKIYVTSYKIDYIELSSDNVHFLVLMKNKGCVLVYSFYDDDIIYKIEDHFQKYTHSFFINKYSYLCVLKYEQKYISIYDTHEEEMCLLNIKDAKLKKKRYCLNDDETIFACITENNKKNKICLISLPNCTFINTIQCINYEPNCVFFTKMNNIITHSKKYKLVHMYKIDGELLYVYSYLSQLPCVNVLLENRHRNVLLLGMENDEVKALSLENLKEIKILLLEETITMDEKLKIYKENISKKNMPNFVLSR, from the exons atgaTGAAATTAGTTAAAGTTGAATATTGCAATTGGTGTttgttttcaaaaaatgggcttttcttattatatgttgttgataataaaatatttttaatggaaattgaaaatttgaatataaGCAAAATTTATGTAACTAGTTACAAAATCGATTATATAGAGCTCTCAAGTGATaatgttcattttttagttttaatgaaaaataaaggaTGTGTTCTTGTCTACTCATTTTATGATGatgatattatttataaaattgaagATCATTTCCAAAAGTACAcacattctttttttattaacaaatataGCTATTTAtgtgttttaaaatatgaacaa aaatatataagcatatatGATACACATGAGGAAGAAATGTGCTTACTAAATATTAAAGATgcaaaattgaaaaaaaaaagatattgTTTAAATGACGATGAAACTATATTTGCATGTATAactgaaaataataagaagaataaaatttgtttgatATCACTTCCCAATTGTACATTTATAAACACTATACAGTGTATCAATTACGAGCCTaattgtgttttttttacaaaaatgaataatattataactcatagtaaaaaatataaattagtccatatgtataaaatagATGGGGAGTTATTATATGTCTATAGCTATTTATCCCAATTAccat gtGTAAATGTGTTATTAGAAAATAGGCATAGAAATGTTCTGTTACTTGGGATGGAAAATGATGAA GTCAAAGCCTTAAGTCTcgaaaatttaaaagaaataaaaattttattattagagGAAACAATTACCATGGATGAAAAGCTG aaaatatataaagaaaatatctctaaaaaaaatatgccaaattttgtattatc